The region CACAATGGGCAGGTTCACCACCTGCAGGACTCTGGGCTGTACTTCACCAATGCTGGATGTCCACGTCTCCCTCAGGTTGCCCCAGCCGGTCACCCGCCCTTTGTACCCAGCCTGGAGCAGTCtttgggagaagggagaaggagctCATGAGAACCAACCCCTCCTGGAGGTCCCTGGCCCCAGCACTGCCCCCTTGGAGGCCTGAATCTAAAACACTGGTGCAGAAAGGACATCTGGGTTGACTCAAAACTGCCCCCTCTCACCCCAAGGTCTGGAAAGGGGCAGAACTTCTGCAAGGCTGCTGGGACCATCAGGCCCagaccccagcccagggctcccccTACCGTTGCTCTGTGAACCACCCTGCCCCGGCCCCGCTGCGCCCCACCTGGTAGCTGTATCCCTGTCAGGCAGGCACACGGGGTGGATGTAGTTGCTGAAGTTGACAGGCTTCTTGAGCTTCAGCAAGGCTATGTCACGGTCCAAGTTTTCCCTCCAGTTGTACCTGGGGTGGATGTAGATCTTTTCCAGCATGGAGATCTTCTCAATGCTTCGCTCATACCTGTGTGAACAGGGACATGGAGAAGCTGTAAGCCACTTGGTGAGGGACAGCTGGTGCCTAAGGGGAGAAATGGCCTGCCCTCAGAGTCCAGGAATTGGAGTGAGCCTTGGGCCACCAGTGACGGGAGAGGGCTGGCTCCTGCTTGGCAGCATCTCCCGGCCTGAAGCTGCTCAGGACTTTGGAATCAAAGAGcccaggcaggtgggggagggcggCAGGCTGTAGCCCTGGCCCACACAGCCTCTCTTCACAGGTCCCACCTGTACCACATCCTGGGAGCTGGAGAGAAGCTGGGGGTGGGCCAGGATTTCACTCTCTGCAGAGTCTGAGTTTCTCTGTCCCAAGCCCCAAGCCTCAGTCGAGACATGGCCAAATGGCCTTGACAGCAGAGACTGCTGAGTTTTCCACTGTGGGAAATAAACAGACATATCCCACATTCCCGGGAACCACCAGAGGCCCCCACGGTCACGCTGGAGGACTCTGACCCCTGCCAGACATCCAGTGGCCTCCCATCCTGTACCTGGTGCGGGAGTGCTTGCCAATGCGCACCAGAAGATCATTCTCTGTGAAGTTCTTGTCCCAAGGTGGGTACAGGAGACAGTGGGCAGCAGTGAGAACCCAGCGGTCACTGATGAGGCTGGCCCCACACAGCAGCTCCTGGGGACTCTTCCGGAAAAGCATCACCTgcctgggatgggggagggagggaaggagaagcctTAGGAGCTGGGGAGCTGCCCCTCTACCTGTCCTAAAGTAGAAAGTCCCAGTTTTCAGAACTGGACAGAGGTGCCTACTGGGCCCAGACCCCAGCTTGGCCTGGTTGCCCTTGCGGACTGGGACCTCCACACCACACCAAGGGGCTGCCTCCTGCTTTCTGCACCCCTCCCCAGCTTCTGCAGGTCCAGAATTTGCACAGCCTGGCATAGCTCTGGGGCCAGAGAAAGTAACTCAAGTAGGCACACCCCTtaagctctctgggcctcagcctcgCTCTCTGCACGTGAGAAGCAATACCCCCAATCTCAGAGGGGTGCCAGCTGGCATCACCTGGGAAGCCCAGGCCTGTGAGGGAAGGGGCAGCCCCAGCGGGGCCCCTCCGGCCCGCCCGGACTACGCACCAGGGCGCGAGGCCAATCTCCGCGTCCCAACCCTCCACGATGCGCCCGTCGATGTAGGACTCCAGAAGCTCCTCTTCCGTTTTGTCCTTCACCGACTTCTTCTCGAACAGAGGTCGCAGCCCACAGTCTGCACAGCAAACCGGGCGTGAGGAGCCGAGCTGGGCTCTgcgcccctgcagcccccgctgcccccgctgcccccgctgccTCACCTGCCTCCCCGGCGCCGAAGGTCTTTTCGTTGAAGAAGGGCTGGAACTCCTCTGCGGTGGTGCGTCCCTCGATGGCTGTATCCAGGTCCTCGGCCAGCCCGTCGCCCACCTCCTCAACGGGCTCCTCTGCGGGGAGCAGGCACCActggggccaggccagcctgCGCGCAGCCCTCGGCATCCCCCCGCCCAAGCCTCCGCGCGGCCTTGGAGGGCCTTGGGCGAGGCCCAGAGCGCAGCGCACGGCGTCCTGGGGAcctcagcctggggcctgagcaAGTTCAGCTGCGCGGGGGCCAAGCCCACCGGGCCGCGGGGAGACAGAGCTGCAGCCGACCGTGCCCCCCAGCGGCGGGGCAGTCCTGCACCCGGGGAGGGGctgctcggccccgcccccgccccgcccccagtcgcaggccccgccccgtctCACCGCAGTAGTCCAGGTCGCAGTACTCAAAGCCACCCGGCTCCTCCGACACGTAACACCACGCGCCCTCCTCGTCCCCGTCCGGGTTGCGGCAGAAGTTCTCCACCAGCGGCACCGCAGGGTTGAAGTCCTGGTCCTTGCTCAGGGCCTTGGCCTGACTGCTGGCCCAGGCCAGGCAGGGGGACCCATGTGTGGTCACCGCCAGGCGACCCTGGTAGTACCGGCCACGCTCAGGGATGCAGTGCTCTGATGGAGGTGACAGATTCACCGTGGGGCCTCCTGAGCGTGGGGTCAGCGGCACAGTGACGCCTCCCTGCTGGCctggtgggtggggaggcaggggagcagagtgggtggggtgggacaaCACGCAGCCAGGGGGTTAGGGTTTGACTTCCTGCCCTGCCACCTTCTTCCTATGTGGCCTCAGGTAacttgacctctctgaacctcactttGCTTGCCTATAAAAGGGGTGACTGATACCACTCTTGTAGGGTTTTTGAGAGACTTAAACAAAATACATGCTGTGTCTGGTGCATTGTGAGACAGAGATGGCAACTCGGTTTCACCTCCTGGGTTATCTGTGATACATTGGTAGTGACTGCCtggagtttttaaagaaagagtctATTTTTATAGCGGACAGCAGGAAAAGTAGCTGGGATGACTAAGGATGGCTTCATGGGCAGTAGGGCAATTTCAGCAGCCTTGCGAAGTATTGGGGGTGGGCAGGCTTGGTACATGGTAGCTGCTTTTGTTACCATGACTGGTAACTTGCTGTAATATAGTCCCAGGACCAAGCCTTAGGTCCAAGAGGGATGCATGAAGGACAAAGATACACCAACCTATATTTGGTAGTTTGATTGCTGGCACTAATTCTTTACCCTTGCCCAGATCCACATCCTCTGCCCTGTGATTTTATAGGTAAAGGTACACATCTCCAGCTGACTTTGGCCTTGATCATGCCCAATGGGGCATGGGCAGAACTGCCTTGACACACATCAtgtgtttctgaatatttttttaatttttattattttacctctGCCATAACTTTGGGAGATGGTGCCTTTCAGCCTCAGCCCTGGAATGAGTAATGTGGAGCAAACCGGGACCCAACCCACACAAGGATCCAAGCTCAGCTGGACCCATTGTTTGAAGCAGGACCAGCAGCCAAGCCCAGCCTACATTGTGGCcagcacagacataggcagacacAGCTGACATAAGCACAGCCACCCAAGCCAACCCTCAGACAcataagaaataaatgcttattggtATATGCCTCTGAGCTTTTGCAGTTGTTTGTGATTTTGTGGGATTTGTAGCATTATTGTGGCTAAAGCTAACTGACACATCAGGCGAAAGGATAATGACAGAATCATGCTGGGCTGGACCATGTGAGGCTTGCTCTGTGGTGTTCAGAAAAGGGCACACAGGCTGAAATggttagggaaggcttcctggagggaagaAGGCCtcaagcagaaaagaaagaattttggaATGAGCTATAGTCTGGGTCACAAGGAAGCAAAGACTGGGGAGGCAGGGGACGCCAGCTGTCTCTGCTCTCTTGACTTCACTGACCCATGGGCCCAAATGTGTTTGTTGTAAGTGACTAAGCCATGTTTGAAGGTAGCCAGGGTCTAGCTTCCTGTCCCAGGCTACCAGGCCCTATGGAGAGACCCCTGAGCCCTGGCCATGGACTGCCCAGCCTTCCCCAGCTCACCACAGAGGGAGATGCTACACTCCTCTCGCCGCACGGTGGGGTCTATAGTATAGCACCAGGGCCCAGTGGTGCTGCCATCCGGGTTACGGCAGAAATTCTCCTGCAGGTCGGCCCCAGGGTGGGTGGTAGAGTTGATTCTGGAATAGGAAATTGCTCAGCAGAGGCTGTACCCCCCATCCAGTGTGTCCCAGCCCCATATTCTCAGCCCACTGGCCAACAGGCCAGCCCATTACTCACTCAGGCTTATGTGGGTAGCGACTCCTCCATAACTGGCACTCGATGCCTGACCGGGTGAAGCTCACGTTCCCTCGGTAATTCATACCCAGACCTTCAGCACAGCTACCTGCAGAGACCCCAGCCCCGGTGTCTTACCATCTGTCACCTCTCTCACTTAGCAAAGCTCTGTCTGTCCACCTCCTACAAGCTACCTCTGCTTCATGACCCTTAACCCACATTTCCTCAGCCACCTCCTCTGTACCCAGCAGTTCACCAATCTAACAGCACTCACCAAAAATTCACTGAGTGCCCACCATCCATGTGAAAACCATGTATCAGACACTGTGCCCAGTACTAAGTGACGAATAAGGCATAGTCAAGGTAtgcccctgccctcatggagcttaaagTCAGTGGCTCCTCAGGGCCAGTGGAATGACAAAGTGAATAAGGTACTTCTAATTTGGCCCTGGTCTACCCAACCTGTTATCAGAGCTCCTCATGCGTCAGAGCCTTTGCAAAACTGTCTCCTTTGCCTAGGAATGCTCTTCTGTTTGCTTATCAGTGTGCCCACAAATCCAGGTGGAAAACTGTTTTTTCTCAGGGATTGTCCCTGATGCTGCCAGCAAACTAAATGCCCCTTTTCCTGGCATCATCTTGGCACCTGGAACAGAGCTTTTCCAACAATCATactgatattttgtatttttgtttccctatgagactgtgagctccttgattCTCTTAAAATCCCCAGCACATGACAtgacacagtgcctggtatatagcAGAGGTTTAGTAGAATGCCTGTTGAGTAAGttatttaacaaaaagaaaaaaagaaaaacaaaaagtatggTCAGTAGTTAAAGAGTTATTGTTAAGAGCTggggtcaatttttttttaagattttatttatttattcatgagaaacacagagagagagagaggcagagacacaggcggagggagaatcagcctccatgcagggagcctaatatgggactcgatcctgggtctccaggatcacgccctgggctgaaggtggagctaaaccctgaggctgccctgggagtccatatttatattaaaggtgtattcaggggcatctgggtggctcagtcagttaagtgtctgccttcaactcaggtcatgatcccagggccctagaattgagccctatgttgggctccctgctcatcagggaatctgcttctctctctgcgccacccctacttgtgctctctccctctctgtcatataaataaataaaatcttttttttttaaataaaatcttttaaaaaacatgaattcatcatccattcattcatttctccaaTGTTAATCATCTTCCTCACTGCCAGGCACAGAGCCAGGTGCAAAGATGCGTCCTTGACCACAGGAAGAGAAAGGCAAGGTCAGGTGCTGGGCCACCACTCCTAATCCACTCTACTCTGCTCTTCTCCCAGGCTGCTTACTCACATCCTGCTGCCACCCCCACATTGGCTCCTCACCTTCCAGACATTCAACGAGCTTTTCTCGAGGTTTCCTCACCGGCTCACAAGCTGAAAAAGACCCAGAAACATTTTTGGGATTGGGGTAGGAGACAGCATGGGCTCAAGCAGAGGACGGGGGGGACAAtgtgcagagacagagggaaggaaggagggaaggagggaaagaaggaaggaaggaaggaaggaaggaaggaaggaaggaaggaaggaaggaaagaaggaaggaaggaaggaaaatatgggtggagggatggatggttggatggaccAGAAGATTCTCCAGAATAGGACATTCTTTCACTGGGGTCCCCAGGACTCCCTTCCAGGAGCAAACCCTTCCCAGTCCTCACCTGTGTATTTGGACCAGAACACATCCTGAAAAATAAGAGCTGGCATGAGGCTGTGGCATAtcctgtttcatttcattttgtttttcagtagactttgtgttttttcttcttcatacttTCACCTTTCCCTTACCCTGGTCACACATGGGGCAGGCTCTGGGGAAGTTTGTGGTAGTTTCTTACTTTTGTTTCCAGAGCCCAAGCCCCTGGGGAGAGGAATATTTGAGGAGAGGGGAGCCCCCTGCCAACAAGACTACCGTAAAGGGTTCCCATAGGTGGGCTAGATTGGAGAGGTGGGGGCATGGGCCCAGGAGGGGAAAGGCTGTGCAGAGCTTCTGGAGCCCTGAGGCCTCGCCAGAGTCCCACACTCCATAGTAGCAGATAGCTAAAGCTGAGAGGCCGTGTGGGCCAGCACCAGGGCCTCCGGAGACCCCAGAGCAGACAGCCATCTGAAGACAGAGGAGCCCCCGATGACCTGGAGCCTCACTAGGCTGCCAGACCCTGACATAGCCCAGGCATCAGGACCTCCAAGAAAGGCTGAGGTCACTCATCTTGGCATCCCAGTGAAATGAAGTCCCCGTGGACACTGCATTGCCAACAGCTGAAGAGCTGGGACATCCCTCGCTGCCTCATTTGTGGTTCTGGAGCTGGGCCCACCAGGAGGGACCACACCTGCCCTTCAGCCTGGCCCTCACCGTGGCAGTAGAAGACTCCAGGGCCTCAAAGGCCTCCTCGTAGTTGCACTGCTCCTCCACACACTCTCGCTCCAGGTTCCCCTTGcgcacctcctccaggaagccactgTTGGCGCGTCGGACCCGGTGGAGCAGTGATAGTGCTTGCTGAGGGTCCACGAACACTGCGGCAGGAGGGGCATGGGACAGTGGCCTCGGTCAGCCAGGCTGTCTTGGCCATTGTGGGGGCAGGAAGCGAGCTACCCTGCCCTCCTGGCTTccaaaaggggacacctgggatGGTGGCAGGACCCAAAAGGCTGCCAGTGGTGGCCCACTAGCTCTCCACATTGCAGGAGAGACGCAGTCACTGTGCATCCAGACCTGAGCACCCGGCTCCTTCCCTAAGCCATGGTGTAGGCTGAGACCCACCTGGGCATTGGCCCTGTTGTTCTCAGTCAAGCCAGGAGCCCCCGGCCCATGGGCCTATATCCCAGCCTGGCAGCCTGTCCCAGCCTCCGACCCCCTCTTACCATGCTGGCTGTGTGCAAGGCTAAAGAGGATGACGAGGCAGCCAGGTAACCACAGGCCTCGGACGTGCGCCATAGTGTATCAGCTCCCGGGACTCTGAGGTCTTGTCCTGACCACTCTGGGTTAATGTTGAACTAACATGAAGAAATTAGCCAAGAGGGAGAGATCAGCAGGTCAGGGCCATGGTACTAGTGTATAGATAGTTCACCCCCGCCACCCAGGAAGACAGATCCTCTTGGGACTAGAGACAGATGGTCTGGGAGGAAGTCACAAAGGAAAGGCCAGTGTAAGTTTCCACCATCGTCCAGCCCCTCCCTTCTGAGATGTGGGCCAACTTGGGCAAGGAGGGCCACAAGATCTTCCCAAGGGTCCTTCCAATCCCAACAAATGGTGATGGTTGCTTTaatctctgtgagcctcagtttctccatctgtacaatgggaacgGTACTTTGTTGTGAGGACTCAGACTAGATTATGAATGTGACACCCATAAAATGTAGTACATGTTCAATAAACAGCAGGTATATGGATATAAACCAATGGGGAGGTTTATGTAATCATAGCACATGGGTGTAAGAAAGCAGAGACAAGGGTGTAGCCAAAAGAGAGCTGCCTCTCAACCACTTTCCCATCTGGAAGCTATGGAGGTGTGTCTATGTGTTGTGGCTGCTCAGGAGGAGGAGCCAGGTCCAGGGCCACTGAGCCTCTGGTCTATTTTCTCTCAGCAACTAGGACCTGCTGCCGCCCCAGAATGGGGACCAGCCCAAGTCCTCAGGTCTTCTCCGCagggcccctccctctcctcctgcctgtccAGCTGGGGCCAGGCCTAGAGTGGCTGCCGCTCCTACCTTGCCCCTCACCGAGCCCTgctcccatccctcccccattTTCTATTTGCATTCTGCAAGGTAAATATTAGTCCTGGGTCTAATTAGGACAGAGGACAAAGAGCacgaacacaggaaacacccgtTCCCGTCTTGCCATCCTCCAGGCCTGGCCATACAGGTTTAGACTGCCATCACGTAGGGTCTGAGAAGATAGCAGGGCGGGGCCTGGTGCCGAGCAAAGCAAAGAGGGTTCGCACAGACCTGGGGGTCAGGACTCCCATGAATTAGCTTaattcctgggtggcccagttccTAGATATAGTATagtacatagatacatagattcctatttttctatatattttttaaaccaaggATTAACTTATACTCAGCAATGTTTAAACAAATCctaagtgtttaatttttttaaaaagattttatttatttattcatgagagatacatatggagaggcagagacataggcagagggagaagcaggctccatgcagggagcccgatgtgggacttgatcccaggacagaCGCTcaacgtctgagccacccaggtgccccttgactcaCATTTTTATGTAACCACCACCAGATCAACATTTTTAGCCCTACTCCAGAGTATTGTCCCTAAGATCACCACTATTCTAACCACCATCACCCTAGACCAGTTTTGCCTATCTTTGAACTTCATAGGAATGGAAGCCTACAGCATATACCtgtttgtgtctggcttctcagATCAGTGGTCCAATCCTTGAAAAACTGTGTAGTATCTCATTGTGTAAATATTTACCCATTTGATacctattgatgggcatttggattattttcctgttttggcTATAATGAACATCACTGCTACAAATACTCGTGCATAAGAGTAGATTTGCTGGGTCAAAAGACATATGCTTTGCCTAAGTCACTAACAAATGATCATCCTGAGTGGTGGCACTtgtttacactcccaccagcaatacttgagagttccagttgttcAGATCCTCACCAACCCTCTATATTGTCCATCTGTTTCACATTATCCACCCTGATAGATGTgcaggtatctcattgtggttttaatttggaGTCCCTGTTCACTAAAGATGTtgagcctacttttttttttttttttgagaatagtGAAAAGATCTTACCTCactagtttctttaaaaattacatattaagGGAAGGGCTCCTGAGAAGTGTGGCTTCATCCTTGCCGCTTCAAAACAGGTGatcctctttttttctgaggACCAGCTGGGGCCAGTACTGAGTCaatcaggagagggagaaaaggaaagagcagagggtGTTGACCAGGAGGACAAAACACATAATACAtggtccctctttttttttttttttaaggtcccTCTTCTAGGGGGGGCTAGGGATTCAGGGCTAAGGGTCtgctgaccgcccccccccccattcccttGCTGTCAGAACATCCCTATATACAAGCATCATAGCAGAAAAGAGAGCACAGGTTTGGGAGGCCAGGCCTGGGTTTCACCATCTGTAAAATTAGAACAATATTTGTCTCACGAGGCTGTTGCTGAAAAACTCATACTGATCTCTTTGCAGACTTGCTGAGCTCATGGCATGCTCACGTGCAGACATCACCATTAACAGGCAAGTCTTGGGCTGTGTCTTCCTCAAGCTATTTGCAGACAATATTCCAAAGCAGAAAACTTTGGTTCTCTAGGCCCTGGGAAGATAATTGAAGCTTTCTGCTTAGATTTGGTTCCTGCTTCCACAGATTTATGCCTTGATTTATGTGTTGGGTGATGAATTCACGTATCATGGTGCTATTCAATTAGCAGGGAGAATTTCATTCTGAAGACTATGGGTCCTAACATCTTGTCAATGGCAAATGCTGGACCCAATCAAAACAGCTCCCAGTCTGTCATTTGCATAGTTACGAtagatggtttatttatttatttatttatttatttatttatttatttatttttctgatagtcacagagagagagagagagagagagagaggcagagacacaggcagagggagaagcaggctccatgcaccaggagcctgatgtgggattcgatcccgggtctccaggatcgcgccctgggccaaaggcaggcgccaaaccgctgcgccacccagggatcccctgatagaTGGTTTAGATGGCCAGTGTGGGCTCTTTGgcgaggagagagagagcatgaaaatTCTGAAAGTCATGGTTTGGGTCCAGGAATGACAAGACCAACAAGAAGACTCtagaccagggatgcctgggtggctcagcggttgagtgtctgccttcagctcaggatgtggtcctggggttccaggatcaagtcccgcattgggctcctgcttctcctccctctgcctgtgcctctgcctctttgtgtctctcatgaaaaaataaaatctttttttttttttaaagaaaactctagGTTATTCTGATaaatttgattttgtgttttatttgatCTATACCATTCCTTTTGTCCCTGCAGAAGCACCCCCAGCTCTCAGAATTTGTAATCTTTGGGTTCTCACTTGCTGCAATTCTTTGGATTCCATATATCCCGGTCTCCCTCCGATCTAGATGGATTCAGAGTTAAGTTTATCATTTTGAGGTAAATACTAAGCTACCCCTTTAAAGCATATTATGTTTATAAAGTATCACAATGCCTGCCACATACGAAGTATCCAGTAAACCCCACTATTATGTATGAAACTGGAAATACTCAATGCTGCCTGTGAAGGGCTCTTCCTAAAATAGTGAAGCTGAATTAAATGAGCCTCTAGCTTTAATTACTagtttataggaaatacagaTGATAAAGGAATAAGTTAGCCACCACCACAAGGAATGACAGACATTCAACAGAACAAATGGGTCCAGTCTCTCTGGCAAATTCATGACATGGAAATCAATGGGGTGGGTTGGAGAGACTGTTCAGGATAATAGAAACCACGGAGAGAACTAACACCCAAATGCACAAGAGGAATAGAAGTACTATGATGGGtttagacttttgttttttgttttgttttgttttttaattttttattgaaattcgattcaccaacatatagtataatacccagtgctcatcccgtcaagtgcccccctcagtgcctgtcacccagtcaccccatcccccggcccacctccccttccactacaaccttgttcgtttcccagagttaggagtttctcatgttctgtctccctctctgatatcttccactcaatttctctcctttcccctataatcaaaaccacaatgagataccacctcacaccagtgaggatgatgaaaattaacaagacaggaaacaacaaatgttggagaggatgtggagaaaggggaaccctcttgcactgttagtgggaatgtgaactggtacagccactctggaaaactgtggaggttcctcaaagggttaaaaatagagctacgctacaacccagcaattgcactgctggggatttaccccaaagatacagaagcagtgaAGGCCTTTATCACCTTGTGTGAACACATCCTCTTGTTTCTCACCCCAAAAACATGCCTGCACACTTAAAGCGGATCATATTACCCACTAAGCACAAGGCGATAATGAAGGATTGCATTTCTCCTAACAAGTTGGTGTCAAACAAAATCATGGGTAAGGCCAATGCTATGTTGTAAAACGAAGCTCTGTAATCACTGAAAACAGTAAAATTATGTTCTAAGACAGAGAATTTCAGAGCTGGAAAGAAGGTCAGGTATCATTAAATCCAGACATTTTGCAGCCTAGGGCTCCATGCATATACTACAGGATGGTCTTGtccttttggatatttttttaaaccctcaAAAATTGTAAATTTACCTTAagacaaagataattttttttcctttgtggctGACATTATATCTTTTGAGGTGGTTAAATACcttatttttccccctcaatctgatcagcattttaaaatgagtgaatttcTAGTTAATCAAAAGCTCTTAAAATTTAGGATTCAGGggcaactgggtagctcagttggttaagcatctgccttcggctcaggtcgtgatctcaggatcctgggattgagccccgagttgggggtcccttctcagtgggaagtctgcttatccctctccctctcccccataccctgcttatgctctaataaataaaatcttaaaaaatatatcagatccatagaagaaaaaaagttagcAAAAGGGCTCAATGGTGGAGCTGAGATTGCAAAGCAATGATCTGGTCTAAATTCCCTATGTCACTGTTTGGAAAGGGAGTCTCGAGGTGGGGAGCTAATTGACCAAGGTTATAGTGTTCGTGCTATAAAGCTAGGACCGGGACTCAGACTCATGCCTCTCAGACCACTGCTCTTCACCTTGCATTACCTTCATCCCCTGACATTCTGCTAGAGTACAGCCTCACTGTTCCATGAAGCAAACCCAGTAGACATGCACCCCAAGTACGAAACTATTGTGAGTGATGCAGACCTGCCCGAAACAAGCAATACCTAGAGGAAACATGCAAGCACCTTAATATTCTCTTCCAAATTAAGAGGGCTGATAACAATACTACTAGTAACCAGCTACAATTTATTAACTGCTCACCATGTGCCGGGTGCCTAGTACTGATGAGGTAGGCACCATAGTTAccccctttttacagatgaggaaacagggcAGAGAGAAGCCAAGTAACTTGCCTAAATTTATGCAGTCAGTCAAGGAAGGGTAGAGCCACGAACCACACCTGAACCCGTCTAGAGATGGGGCTTTTTACAGTCCATGATGCTTTGCCTTGTTTAGAGGTGCTTAAATGTAATTCAGATGATTgtaagattttctcattttattgaagTAGCAAATGGGAATAAAAGATCCCTTATCTCCTACACCGTCTGATGTTTGGTTTAGCAGGTGCAGACACCATGCAGTCAAACCTGCCTTCAGGTTAAGGTGTCCTCCAGCACCACTTTATAGCATCTCTGCCCTACAGCAGGCAGCAGCATTCAAATGAATGCCATATCCACTAAACTGTTAAAAGTGACTTAATCTGGGGACGAAGGAAAGAAGTAGAGAATAAAGGGACTCTACTGTTCAGATAAACAAGATTTATTCTGACATCTGAAGATTATTtcctcaatgaaaaaaattactccGGTGATCAATCTTTTCAAGAACAGCCACTGCATTTTAACTGGAAGACTTCTAAATTAGGGGTCAGAAGACCTGGCGCCTGTCTTGGTTCTGCTACTCAAGCCTTGGAAAGGACTCCTCTCAGGGcatccatgtcttcctctgtaataTGGGGAACTTGCACAGTGCTTCCTGATGCCTGCTCACACTCTAACCGTAAGTCCTGGCAGAACAAAGGCTCCCAAACCACGAGCCTTTGGGTTTGGTGGTTTTGATCTGACCCCACTCTGCATCACTAGGGACAGCTTTAACGGAGAGAAAAGTTCTCCATTTATGTGGGGGATGTAGCAAGGGGGTGTAAGCATTCCAGGTTTGGGTGTAAGGAAGGTTGTGGGGTGTGGACAGGCATCCCCAGACCCAAAGCA is a window of Vulpes lagopus strain Blue_001 chromosome 11, ASM1834538v1, whole genome shotgun sequence DNA encoding:
- the F2 gene encoding prothrombin, whose translation is MAHVRGLWLPGCLVILFSLAHSQHVFVDPQQALSLLHRVRRANSGFLEEVRKGNLERECVEEQCNYEEAFEALESSTATDVFWSKYTACEPVRKPREKLVECLEGSCAEGLGMNYRGNVSFTRSGIECQLWRSRYPHKPEINSTTHPGADLQENFCRNPDGSTTGPWCYTIDPTVRREECSISLCGQQGGVTVPLTPRSGGPTVNLSPPSEHCIPERGRYYQGRLAVTTHGSPCLAWASSQAKALSKDQDFNPAVPLVENFCRNPDGDEEGAWCYVSEEPGGFEYCDLDYCEEPVEEVGDGLAEDLDTAIEGRTTAEEFQPFFNEKTFGAGEADCGLRPLFEKKSVKDKTEEELLESYIDGRIVEGWDAEIGLAPWQVMLFRKSPQELLCGASLISDRWVLTAAHCLLYPPWDKNFTENDLLVRIGKHSRTRYERSIEKISMLEKIYIHPRYNWRENLDRDIALLKLKKPVNFSNYIHPVCLPDRDTATRLLQAGYKGRVTGWGNLRETWTSSIGEVQPRVLQVVNLPIVDRQVCKASTRIRITDNMFCAGYKPNEGKRGDACEGDSGGPFVMKSPFNNRWYQMGIVSWGEGCDRDGKYGFYTHVFRLKKWIQKVIEKSGG